The sequence below is a genomic window from Streptomyces sp. V1I1.
ATGGCCGTGACGGTGGCGGCATCCATGCGCCCTCCCGGTCGTGCTGGCGGGCAGGGTCAGACGCCCTTGGCGAGGGACGCGGAGTTGGTCACCGACCGCAGGCGCGCGACGAGGCCCTTGAACAGCGACAGGACAGCTCCGACACCACCAGCGCCCGCGGCGTACCACATGCTGCCGTCGAGGGGCTGCGTGACGACGATGCCCGCGATGCCCGCCTGGAGGAACGTGGTGAGGACGCGCTCCAGGAGGTCGCGGCCGTAGGTCTTGCGGGTCTTGAGGACGGTCTCGGCATCGGGCAGGGGGAAGTCAGGCATGGCGGTCATCCATTCTGCGAGTTGGGAACGTTGGTCCGTACCTGTTCCTCGAGGGGCTCAGGCGGTGACGGTGAAGCCGCGGCGCTTGCCGAGGCGAGTGAGGGACTCCTTACCGGGGATACCGTCCGCGTCGGCACCCTTGAAGCCGCCCCCGGCCGCGGAGCGCTGCCACGCGGCATACGCGGTCTTCGTCGCAGTGCCGTAGTGCCCGTCCGCGAGCTCGCGGTGCAGCAGGCCCTCGCCGACGAGCGCGGTCTCTACGGTCTTCACCCCGTAGTACGAGATCGGCGTACCCCGCTTCGGCGGATCCAACTTGGCCGCGGCCACCAGCTTCGACAGGTCCACGACCGGCTTCGGCGTGGAAGGCTTCGTCTCCACCGGAGGCGGCGGCGTACCACCAGGGCGAGGCGCGCCGCGCTTCACCCAGTCGTACAGGGCGTCCCCCGGGCAGGCCGTGTTGTGCCCGTCGCGGTGCCCGCCGACCCAGGCGCCGGCCCCGTTCTCGCGCAGCAGCTGCCGCGCGTCCGCGAGGCCTTCGAGCATCGCGTCAGTGGGCTCGTCGAGGCCGCCGCCCTTCTTCGCCAAGAGGGCGCACACCGCGTAGTCCTGGAGGTTCAGCGCCTGGTTGCCGTTCGCCCCTGTGCGCTTGCGGACGCCGCGGCCTTCGAAGACGTGCCCGTGCTCG
It includes:
- a CDS encoding N-acetylmuramoyl-L-alanine amidase — its product is MKLVTRSQWGAPAKSPAADLRAARGVKFHYLGSAYASRSHDKCDEQVRAIRAAHLANKKEGYVDVAYNFLVCEHGHVFEGRGVRKRTGANGNQALNLQDYAVCALLAKKGGGLDEPTDAMLEGLADARQLLRENGAGAWVGGHRDGHNTACPGDALYDWVKRGAPRPGGTPPPPVETKPSTPKPVVDLSKLVAAAKLDPPKRGTPISYYGVKTVETALVGEGLLHRELADGHYGTATKTAYAAWQRSAAGGGFKGADADGIPGKESLTRLGKRRGFTVTA